A single genomic interval of Desulfovibrio intestinalis harbors:
- a CDS encoding iron-containing alcohol dehydrogenase family protein, with amino-acid sequence MNNSHIRVPYLVRIKPGALSRLGIYLSRSGFTNVLILTGQLPDAVTQKARNGLEENHIHTGPWIDVDDNSFEDVVELFTLLPKKTTAIVGLGGGKALDMAKYLAFLARLPYLAVPTSLSNDGFCSPQSSLTMHGKRRSLAATLPQGVIIDVDVCLSAPRSLWLSGIGDLVAKLTAVYDWKLAFHNKGEPVNDLAALLSDATVHQFLANPSYDAPGMALLGTALMLNGIAMEICGSSRPTSGSEHLISHALDATSAHPHLHGLQVGMATYFVSQFQERNTEILADVFTKTGFWDALRAAPFSQQEWLEAIRLAPSMKEDFFTVLSLRDCLPEARRILDEDPLLKGCFV; translated from the coding sequence ATGAACAACAGCCATATCCGTGTTCCTTACCTCGTGCGCATCAAACCGGGCGCATTGTCGCGCCTTGGCATCTACCTGAGCCGCTCCGGCTTTACCAATGTTCTCATACTGACCGGGCAACTGCCGGATGCCGTCACCCAAAAGGCTCGGAACGGACTGGAGGAAAACCACATCCACACCGGCCCCTGGATTGATGTGGACGACAACAGCTTTGAAGACGTGGTGGAGCTGTTCACCCTTCTGCCCAAAAAGACCACGGCCATTGTGGGGCTGGGCGGTGGTAAAGCCTTGGATATGGCAAAATATCTGGCTTTTCTGGCCCGGCTTCCCTACCTTGCCGTGCCCACCTCTCTTTCCAACGACGGCTTTTGTAGCCCGCAATCCAGCCTGACCATGCACGGGAAGCGCCGTTCCCTGGCAGCCACGCTGCCACAGGGCGTTATCATTGATGTGGACGTGTGCCTTTCAGCGCCGCGGTCTCTCTGGCTGTCGGGCATCGGTGACCTGGTGGCAAAACTCACCGCTGTCTATGACTGGAAACTGGCCTTTCACAACAAGGGCGAACCCGTCAACGATCTTGCGGCCCTGCTTTCCGATGCCACGGTGCACCAGTTTCTCGCCAATCCCTCGTATGACGCTCCCGGTATGGCCTTACTGGGCACGGCTCTCATGCTGAATGGCATAGCTATGGAAATCTGCGGCAGCTCTCGCCCCACAAGCGGCAGCGAGCATCTTATTTCTCACGCTCTGGATGCTACATCGGCGCATCCGCATTTGCATGGCCTTCAGGTTGGTATGGCCACCTACTTTGTCAGCCAGTTTCAAGAGCGGAATACGGAAATTCTGGCCGATGTTTTCACTAAAACCGGATTTTGGGATGCCCTGCGTGCCGCACCCTTTTCCCAACAGGAATGGCTTGAGGCCATTCGTCTTGCGCCCAGCATGAAAGAAGATTTTTTCACCGTGCTTTCACTGCGCGATTGTCTGCCTGAGGCGCGCCGCATTCTGGACGAAGACCCATTATTAAAAGGCTGCTTCGTCTAG
- a CDS encoding MtnX-like HAD-IB family phosphatase yields the protein MTSPRILVTDFDGTITAHDFYKMVVENLLTPQDIAPWQEYREGKITHLSALQQILAKVRASESELNALALAMNPDPRLSAAVDSLRNAGWEIVVASAGCDWYIRRVLAAAGVDLEIYSNPTSLEDNGSLRMQGPVDSPFYCHETGVDKAGIVRSYTRQGYTVAFAGDGFADLPAALGVNPGLRFARADLATALGRYHEEFQSFSVWSDVADALLSRDTQRSAQ from the coding sequence ATGACCAGTCCCCGCATTCTTGTGACAGATTTTGACGGAACCATCACCGCTCACGATTTTTACAAGATGGTGGTTGAAAATCTGTTAACACCGCAGGATATTGCCCCCTGGCAGGAATACCGAGAAGGAAAAATCACCCACCTTTCTGCGTTGCAGCAAATTCTTGCCAAGGTTCGCGCTTCGGAATCCGAACTGAACGCACTGGCCCTTGCAATGAATCCTGATCCACGCCTGAGCGCCGCTGTTGACAGTTTGCGCAACGCGGGCTGGGAAATTGTAGTGGCTTCAGCCGGGTGCGACTGGTATATCCGGCGGGTGCTGGCCGCAGCCGGAGTGGACCTTGAAATCTATTCAAATCCCACAAGCCTTGAGGACAACGGCAGCCTGCGTATGCAAGGCCCAGTGGATTCTCCTTTTTATTGTCACGAGACAGGCGTGGACAAGGCAGGTATTGTGCGGTCATACACACGCCAGGGCTACACCGTTGCCTTTGCTGGCGACGGATTTGCCGACCTGCCTGCCGCCCTTGGCGTAAACCCCGGCCTGCGGTTCGCCCGGGCCGATCTGGCCACAGCCCTTGGCCGCTATCACGAAGAATTTCAGAGTTTTTCTGTCTGGTCAGACGTAGCCGATGCCCTGCTTTCCAGAGACACGCAAAGGAGCGCTCAATGA